The Hemibagrus wyckioides isolate EC202008001 linkage group LG25, SWU_Hwy_1.0, whole genome shotgun sequence genome has a segment encoding these proteins:
- the trib2 gene encoding tribbles homolog 2 translates to MNIQRSNPINIARYGRARHKAHELEELSCLQQRTPEPNQSFSPNLGSPSPPESPDSTHRVSCIGNYLLLEPLEGDRVFRAVHLHSAEELVCKVFDISRYQESLAAYFVLGAHQNINQIVEILLGDTRAYVFFERSHGDMHSFVRKCKKLQEEEAARLFYQIVSAVAHCHDNGLVLRDLKLRKFVFKNEERSLVKLESLEDTYLLKGSDDSLSDKHGCPAYVSPEILNASGSYSGKAADVWSLGVMLYTILVGRYPFHDVEPGSLFTKIRRGHFSIPETLTPKARCLIRSILRREPAERLTSREILEHPWFLAATGQAGTANVRGERETDQMVPEANMEEELEQFLS, encoded by the exons ATGAACATACAGCGCTCCAATCCCATTAACATCGCACGGTATGGGAGAGCGAGGCACAAAGCGCACGAATTGGAGGAGCTGTCTTGTCTACAACAGAGGACTCCTGAGCCGAATCAGAGCTTTAGTCCCAATCTAGGCTCCCCGAGTCCTCCGGAGAGCCCGGACTCCACTCACCGAGTGTCCTGTATCGGGAATTACCTCTTACTGGAGCCGCTGGAGGGAGACCGCGTGTTCCGGGCCGTGCACTTACACAGCGCGGAAGAGCTCGTGTGCAAG gtgTTCGATATCAGCCGATATCAAGAATCATTAGCTGCCTACTTTGTATTGGGTGCTCATCAGAACATCAACCAAATAGTGGAGATTCTCCTTGGAGACACGCGGGCGTACGTGTTCTTCGAGAGGAGCCATGGAGACATGCACTCGTTTGTCCGTAAATGCAAGAAGTTGCAGGAGGAAGAGGCTGCCAGACTCTTCTATCAGATAGTGTCCGCCGTGGCACACTGCCACGACAACGGCCTGGTTCTCAGAGACCTCAAGCTGAGGAAGTTCGTCTTTAAGAATGaggaaag GAGCCTGGTTAAGTTGGAGAGTTTAGAAGATACATACCTCCTGAAGGGAAGCGatgactctctctcagacaAACATGGCTGTCCGGCTTACGTTAGCCCAGAGATCCTCAACGCCAGTGGCAGCTACTCGGGCAAAGCGGCGGACGTGTGGAGTCTGGGCGTCATGCTGTACACCATCCTTGTTGGCCGCTACCCTTTCCATGATGTAGAGCCCGGCTCACTCTTCACCAAGATCCGCCGTGGCCACTTCAGCATCCCCGAGACGCTGACGCCCAAGGCGCGCTGCTTGATCCGCAGCATCTTGCGTCGGGAGCCAGCCGAACGCCTGACTTCACGTGAAATCCTGGAGCATCCCTGGTTCCTGGCTGCTACCGGCCAGGCTGGCACTGCCAATGTTAGAGGAGAACGTGAAACAGACCAGATGGTGCCCGAGGCCAACATGGAGGAAGAGCTGGAGCAGTTCCTCAGCTga